A segment of the Paraburkholderia fungorum genome:
CCGCATGCGCGTCGCTCGGGCAAACGTCGGGCGGGGTTATCCGCGGGGATCGGCGAAGTGCTGCGGATCAGCGAGTTTCGCGCGGCGGCCCTCGGCTATTTCGGGCACATGTGGGAGCTTTACGCGTTCTGGACCCTGACGCCGCTTCTCGTGCAGCGGGCGTTCGCGCACGACGTTTCCGCGCCCGCGTCCGCCAGTACGGTCGCGATGTGGTCGTTCCTGATTATCGCGGTCGGCGCGGCGGGCTGCGTGCTCGGCGGCAAGCTCAGCCAGTCGGTGGGAAGCGCGCGCACCGCTGCGCTCGCGTTGACGGTGTCGGGATTCCTGTGCGCGGTCTATCCGCTTTCTTCGTCGCTCGGGACGGCGGGGCAACTCGCATTGCTGCTGGTGTGGGGGATCAGCGTGATCGCGGATTCGCCGCAGTTTTCGGCGTTGTCGGTGAAGGCGTGTCCGGCCGACAGGATCGGCGGCGCGCTGACCTTGCAGAACAGCTTCGGCTTCTTTCTGTCGGCGTGTTCGATTCTGTGGTCGACCAGCGCCTACCATTCGCTCGATGCACGGGTCGCGTGGCTCCTGCTGCCCGGACCCGTCATCGGTTTGATCGCGATGACACCGTTACTGCGCAAACGGCCGCGCTGGTGATGGATGTCGTTGCGGCGGCATCGATCGCGTCACGCCGCGCGCTCAGGTTACGCGGCGTTATCAGGATCGATTCGACGCCTGGTCGCCGGTCACCCGTTCTTCAAGACGTTCACTTGGCGCCGTGCTTTGCCTGCCAGCGGTGCATGAACTCGATTTCATCGTGCTGGGCCTTGATGATGTTGCGTGCGAGGCGCTTCAACTCCGGGTCCTTGCCGTACTTCAATTCCGTCTGCGCCATTTCGATCGCCCCCTGATGATGCGGGATCATGTGCGCGACGAAATCCTTGTCGGCGTCGCCGGTGTACTCGGGCGCGGTCATGTCGTGCATCATTTTGTCGTCGGCGGCCTTGAACGCCTGCGTTGAGCCGTCAGCGCCGCCGTGAGCCGCACCGGACATGTCCATGCCCTGCATCGCGGCCGGTTGTTCGGCATGGGCGGGCAGGGTCGCTACAGCAAACGAAAGACCGCTGAACAGGCAGAGAGCGTGAAAGGCGCGAAGGTTTTTCATAGTGGATGTCCGTGGTTGAATGGTTGTGTCGAGCGGCGCTGCTATCGGGAAGCGGAAGTTTAGCCGGATTCATGCGTGTTCCGGCATGGTGCGCTCAGGCTCTCAACGAGGGATGAAACCCAGCCGCCTCGATTGTCTCGGCGAGCCGTTGCGCCGGCAGCGTCGACGTGATTCTGACCGTTTTGACGGGCACGTCGATGTCGAGCGTCGCGTCTGGGTCGAGCTGGTTGACCGCGCGGGTGATGGCCCTGGCGCAGCCGCCGCAGGTCATGTCGGGAATGGCGAATTCCATCGTTTATCTCCAGTAAGGAAGAGGTGTCAGCCTCAAGCGTGGACCTTCCCACGGCGGTAAGGTCAAGCGCTCTCCGCGTGATCGTTGCGAGGCCGTTTCGGAGCGCTCCTGGAGACGGCCTTTCATGCAATGTCGATAATCCGGCCCGGTAACGCGCAAACCGCCGACAAGTCGGTCCGCGAGCGTTACCCGCCGCACATCCTCATTGCCGTGCGTCGATCCAATATCACCGTCTACGGCGCCCTCGCGCAGTCCGCTCAATGCAACTCCACTCGCCGACCATGCCAAGCCAACCTCCGCCGCCGCCCGAAGCTATCGCGATCTGGTTCACCGAAGCCGAAGAGGCGCGCCATGCGGGTCATTTCGACGTAGCGCGCGCGAGGCTCGACCAGGTGCTCGCGCACGACCCCGCTCACGCACGCGCGATGCATGCGCAAGCGCAGGTGGCGCTCGCGTCGAATGAGTTGGAACCGGCGCAGCAATGGGTGACGCGCGCCATCGCGACGCACGCCGAGGCTGCGTTTTACGGCACGTTATGTGTCATCCAGATCAGGCAGGGCGCGTATGCGGAGGCATTGCAAACGGCGCAACGCGGGCTCGCACTGGCGCCGGAATCGACCGCGCTTCTTTACTATCAGGCGCTGATGCTGCAAGTACACGGCAGCCCCGACGAGGCCGCCAGGGTCTACTTCACGCTGCTCGAACTTGAGCCGGACCATCCGCGAGCGCTGGCGAACCTGGGCGTGGTTCTCAAAGACCTAGGGTCGTTGAGCGAAGCTGAGCGGTATCTGAGGCAGGTGATCGACATCGAGCCGTCCAACCGTGGCGCGCGGGCCAATCTCGGGCTGGTTCTGCTGGCGGCGGGCCATTACGAAGAGGCGTGGCCGTATTTCGAAGACCGCGCAGCCAATTTCGTCGATGCAGAGGGGCGGCCCATCGCGAGCAACGTGCGGCTGCCGCTGCCCGAATGGCGCGGCGAGCGCATCGACGGTGCAAATGAAGACGATGCAGCGGCAAGCAGCGGCAAACGTCTGCTGGTCGTTCCCGAGCAGGGCTTCGGCGACAGCCTGCAATTCGTCCGCTATCTGCCGCTGTTGCTCGAACGCTTTTCACAGGTCGGCTATATCTGCCGGCAACCCTTGCGGCGTCTTTACGAACAGTCGCTGTCCGCTCGCTGGCCCGGCCTCGTCATGCTCGACGACGCCTATCCCGATGTAAGCGACTGGGATTATCAGTGCCCGTTAATGTCTCTGCCGATGGCGTTCGGCACACGCGTCGAGACGATCCCCGCGTCGGTCTATCTGCACGCGGACGCGGAGCACAGCGCGGCATGGCGCGCGCGGCTCGACGCGTTGCCCGAAGCGGGCTTGCCGCGCGTCGGGATCGTGTGGGCCGGCGGCCATTCCGGTTTGACCGACGACATGGCGCGCAGCCTCACGTTCGCGCGGATCGCGCCGTTGCTGGCGACGCACGGCGTCCGCTGGATCAGCCTGCAAAAGACCGACGACGACACCAGGCGAGCCGACGCCGGAACGAGTAGTACGCGCCTGATCGACTGGATGGACGAAGTCACCGATTTCGCCGATACCGCCGCACTGATCGACAATCTCGATCTGGTGATCGCGGTCGATATATCGGTCGCGCATCTGGCTGCTGCGATGGGCAAACCTGTGTGGCTGCTCAATCGTTTTGCGGGCTGCTGGCGCTGGCTGCGTCAACGGGATGACAGCCCGTGGTATCCGGGCGTGCGCATTTTCACGCAACCGCAACGCGGCGACTGGAACGACGTGCTGAGCCGCGTGGCGATCGCGTTGCAGCAACGCTACTTGCTGGGTGACGGCTCGGGGGCGCCGATGACGAAGCATTAATCTGCGGATTGAAAAGCGCGATAGATCCTTCTTTCAGAAGACCGGCGATATATGGTCGTTCACGTTTACGGCACCCGCGCCTACATGGAGCGAGCCTCGCCATTCCATTTGACAATCCGGGGAAAACCTTACCGGTGCTATGTGCGCTTGCTCACCCACGCAGGCCAAACTTACTCGACGCGCTGTTCTGAACTGCTATTCTGGGTCCGTTCAATTTTCTGCGGTAACGGGCCACATGCCTTATCGAACAAAACCTAATTGATCAGGAGTTCGGCATGTTGAAAAAGGTAGTCGACCGGGCCAGACAGATCCGGCGCAGCGAGGGTTTCAAGCATTCCGTGGCGACGCCTTTGCGGCTTTCGCTACACGCGCGGCAGCGCTTCAATCGCGGTGTGTTTGCCATCGAGATTCAGGAGAACTCCGGCTTCTTCTCCGTGATGCAGATGGTCCTGTTCATCCTGATGCATTGCGACGAAAAACGCCTCACGCCCTGCATCAGCGCGCGCGGCGGTCTCTATGGCGATGCTGAACGCAGGATCGACTGGTTCTCCCATTTCTTCGAACCGGTCATGACATCGTCGGCGGTGGAGGCGACGCAGAAGATCAGGACGTCGACGGTCCGGGACCTGGTGCAACTGGGATTTCGTCAGCGCTACGAAGCGCGGCTGCGACTCGGTAGCGCGAGCGAACTCTTCTTCTCGCACTACCGGCTGGCTTCGCACATCGAAGCGGAAGTCGATGCGATCTGTGCGGCACTCGACATCAATACGCGTACGCTCGGCGTGCATTTCAGAGGCACCGATAAAGCGCTGGAAGCCATTCCGGTTTCGTGGAGCAATTTCTGCCGCCAGGTGGACGCGACGCTCACCGATAATCCGCATCTCGCCAACGTCTTTGTTTCGAGCGACGAACCCGCATTCCTCGACTACTTCGCCGCATGGCCGTTTCGCAAGCCCGTCAGGATCGCGCCCGCGAAACTGCTTGCGCGGGGTAACACGCCGGTTCATTTCAGCGGCTATCCAGGGCTGGAGATAGGCCGCGAAGCACTGGTGTCGAGTCTGCTGTTATCGCGTTGCGGATTTCTGATCAAGACGCCTTCGTATCTGTCCGCGTGGTCGAAGATATTCAATCCTTCTTTGCCGGTCAAACTCGTTTCGCCGCCACGTCAGGACGCATTCTGGTTTCCCGATAGCCGCATCTGGCTCGAACAGGCCGCTCACGAAAAGGCGGCGCAAGAAAAGGCCGCTTGAGCGCGCGCGGCGCATTGGCTTCTTTGCAACCGGGCAACACGGCTGGCGGATTCAGCAGACGCAGCGGACGCTTCAAAAAAGACCTGCGGAGGCAGGCCTATAATCGACGTTCGCTTCGCGAGCTGCGTGCGATTATTTTGCGCGAGCCCGCAACCTGCCAACTGTATTGCTACCGCAAAGAGGCTGACAGTATGTATATCGCCATGAACCGTTTCAAAGTGAGCCCGGGTTCCGAGACCGCGTTCGAGGAGCTTTGGACGACTCGCGACACCCATCTGAAAGAGGTTCCGGGCTTCGTCGAATTTCATCTGCTGAAGGGGCCGCAGCGGGAAGATCATGTGCTGTATTCGAGCCATACGATCTGGCGCGATCATGCGTCGTTCGATGCATGGACAAAGTCGGAAGCCTTCCGGGCCGCGCACCGGAATGCGGGCGATAACCGCGTGCATTATCTCGGGCATCCGGAATTCGAAGGCTTTGAAGTGGTTCAGACTGTGAAGTGAATGTTGCAGGTAGGCGGCCTGCAGTTCGCGTGCGAATGATGCGCGTGAGGTGCGGGCCGCGGCTTTACAATCGCCTCGTTTTACCTTCTTTCGCCGCGTGCGCTGAAAAGCCTTAGGCAAATGCAGGGCGCTTCCAAAAGCGCCACGTTCGCAAACGGCGTAACTATTGGTCACATTGCTTCGCCCCGCGAATCGCGACGATGCACCTCGTCGCGGCTATCAACGCCCCCCCCACTCGAACACTCCTGAGCATCCGCCGACGCGCAAATCGGCCTTGCGGTATGCTTTTCGGCTCGCAGGGCAAGCTTCAATCCTGCCGCCGTGCGTCTGTGCAACAACCAGAGGAACGAATCCATGAAAGCCGTCAAAATCGGGTCGCCCGCCACCGTGGCGAATCTGCAAGTGGTCGATATCGCGGACCCTGGTCAACCCGCAGCGGGTCAGATTCGCGTGCGCATTCACGCGAACTCGCTGAATTTTCACGACTACGGAGTCGTCACCGGCAATCTGCCCGCCGACGCGGGCCGCATTCCGATGGCCGACGGCGCGGGCGTCGTCGAAGCAGTCGGTGAAGGTGTAACCGGATTCAAGCCGGGCGATCACGTGGTGTCGTGCTTTTTCCCGTTCTGGGAAAACGGGCCGCCCGCTATCGCCGATTTCAGCACGACGCCCGGCGATGGCGTCGACGGCTACGCGCGCGAAGTCGTCGTGCTGCCGGGCCATTACTTCACACATGCTCCGCGCGGCTACAGCCACGCTGAAGCTGCCACGCTCACCACGGCCGGACTCACCGCGTGGCGTGCGCTCATCGTGGACGGTCAGCTGAAAGCAGGCAGCACGGTGCTCGTGCTCGGCACGGGCGGTGTGTCGATTTTCGGCTTGCAGCTGGCGAAAGCGATGGGGGCGTCGGTGATCGCCACGTCTTCATCGGATGCCAAACTCGCGAAGCTGCGCGAACTGGGCGCGGACCATACGATCAACTATCGCGACAACCCCGAATGGGGCAAACAGGTTCGTCAATTGACCGATGGACGCGGTGTCGATCACGTGATCGAAGTGGGTGGTCCGGGCACCTTGCCGCAATCGATCACCGCTTGCCGGATCGGCGGCCATATCGCGTTGATCGGCGTGCTGACCGGACGCGCGGGTCCGGTGCCGACCGCCGCGCTGATGGCGCGGCAGCAGCG
Coding sequences within it:
- a CDS encoding tetratricopeptide repeat protein; amino-acid sequence: MQLHSPTMPSQPPPPPEAIAIWFTEAEEARHAGHFDVARARLDQVLAHDPAHARAMHAQAQVALASNELEPAQQWVTRAIATHAEAAFYGTLCVIQIRQGAYAEALQTAQRGLALAPESTALLYYQALMLQVHGSPDEAARVYFTLLELEPDHPRALANLGVVLKDLGSLSEAERYLRQVIDIEPSNRGARANLGLVLLAAGHYEEAWPYFEDRAANFVDAEGRPIASNVRLPLPEWRGERIDGANEDDAAASSGKRLLVVPEQGFGDSLQFVRYLPLLLERFSQVGYICRQPLRRLYEQSLSARWPGLVMLDDAYPDVSDWDYQCPLMSLPMAFGTRVETIPASVYLHADAEHSAAWRARLDALPEAGLPRVGIVWAGGHSGLTDDMARSLTFARIAPLLATHGVRWISLQKTDDDTRRADAGTSSTRLIDWMDEVTDFADTAALIDNLDLVIAVDISVAHLAAAMGKPVWLLNRFAGCWRWLRQRDDSPWYPGVRIFTQPQRGDWNDVLSRVAIALQQRYLLGDGSGAPMTKH
- a CDS encoding MFS transporter; amino-acid sequence: MQDRPDPADNAAQTAHARRAVLVIALAQLLGTSLWFSANGAMRDLQAVWQLNATGIGWLTNAVQAGFIVGTLISATTGLADRMSASKVFAVCGVAGALLNALFALCSSGLASAIVFRFGVGVALAGIYPLGMKLLVTWDPRRAAQTLALLVAMLTLGTASVHAIRALFPGVRWQAVVLASSGLAVIGAALVLALGEGPHARRSGKRRAGLSAGIGEVLRISEFRAAALGYFGHMWELYAFWTLTPLLVQRAFAHDVSAPASASTVAMWSFLIIAVGAAGCVLGGKLSQSVGSARTAALALTVSGFLCAVYPLSSSLGTAGQLALLLVWGISVIADSPQFSALSVKACPADRIGGALTLQNSFGFFLSACSILWSTSAYHSLDARVAWLLLPGPVIGLIAMTPLLRKRPRW
- a CDS encoding heavy-metal-associated domain-containing protein, yielding MEFAIPDMTCGGCARAITRAVNQLDPDATLDIDVPVKTVRITSTLPAQRLAETIEAAGFHPSLRA
- a CDS encoding zinc-dependent alcohol dehydrogenase family protein, which encodes MKAVKIGSPATVANLQVVDIADPGQPAAGQIRVRIHANSLNFHDYGVVTGNLPADAGRIPMADGAGVVEAVGEGVTGFKPGDHVVSCFFPFWENGPPAIADFSTTPGDGVDGYAREVVVLPGHYFTHAPRGYSHAEAATLTTAGLTAWRALIVDGQLKAGSTVLVLGTGGVSIFGLQLAKAMGASVIATSSSDAKLAKLRELGADHTINYRDNPEWGKQVRQLTDGRGVDHVIEVGGPGTLPQSITACRIGGHIALIGVLTGRAGPVPTAALMARQQRLQGLIVGSRQDQLDMIRALEVTGIRPVIDSTFALEKLGDAFTHEASGAHFGKICVAV
- the copM gene encoding CopM family metallochaperone yields the protein MKNLRAFHALCLFSGLSFAVATLPAHAEQPAAMQGMDMSGAAHGGADGSTQAFKAADDKMMHDMTAPEYTGDADKDFVAHMIPHHQGAIEMAQTELKYGKDPELKRLARNIIKAQHDEIEFMHRWQAKHGAK
- a CDS encoding antibiotic biosynthesis monooxygenase family protein, yielding MYIAMNRFKVSPGSETAFEELWTTRDTHLKEVPGFVEFHLLKGPQREDHVLYSSHTIWRDHASFDAWTKSEAFRAAHRNAGDNRVHYLGHPEFEGFEVVQTVK